In Miscanthus floridulus cultivar M001 chromosome 5, ASM1932011v1, whole genome shotgun sequence, one genomic interval encodes:
- the LOC136452273 gene encoding protein NRT1/ PTR FAMILY 6.2, whose product MDGKKVQERAAWGASDGGGGNLVQDAVDYRGCRADKSSTGGWVAAALALGIELCERLSTMGIAVNLVTYLTGTMHLPSAAAANVVTDFMGTSFLLCLLGGFLADSFLGRYLTIAIFALVQAIGTGLLAMSTELRQLRPPPCGPGAAGPCEQATGLQMGVLYVCLYLIALGTGGLKSSVSGFGTDQFDERDARERAAMGLFFNRFFFFISVGTLLAVTVLVYVQDHVGRSWAYGICAGAMLVAIAVFLSGTRRYRYKRSSGSPIVHILQVLVAAARKRNIVKQPLTASALYEDRPEHARIPHTAQFPCLDRAAVMAGDSDNEVGHDGRPTPNPWKLCSVSRVEEVKMVARLMPVWATTILFWTIYAQMITFSVEQATTMDRRMGGFEIPAASLTVFFVGAIMLTLAFYDRVFVPLCRSLVTGRQGFTNLEKIGIGLVLSIIGMAAAAICEKKRLAVAATSGGAGHGSLPISVFMLTPQFLLVGAGEAFIYTGQLDFFITRSPKSMKTMSTGLFLTTLSLGFFLSSALVSLVKSCTQWLGDTINHSRLDYFYWLLAVLSVVNLVAYLVCAMWATAPASSQAEQPQSAMATDEKC is encoded by the exons ATG GACGGGAAGAAGGTGCAGGAGAGGGCAGCATGGGGCgccagcgacggcggcggcggcaacctaGTGCAGGACGCCGTCGACTACAGGGGCTGCCGGGCGGACAAGTCCAGCACGGGCGGCTGGGTGGCGGCGGCGCTCGCCCTCGGGATCGAGCTGTGCGAGCGCCTCTCCACCATGGGCATCGCCGTCAACCTGGTCACCTACCTCACGGGCACCATGCACCTGCCCAGCGCCGCAGCTGCCAACGTGGTCACCGACTTCATGGGCACCTCCTTCCTCCTCTGCCTCCTTGGTGGATTCCTTGCTGACTCCTTCCTCGGACGATACCTCACCATCGCCATCTTCGCGCTCGTACAAGCCATC GGCACGGGGCTGCTGGCAATGTCCACGGAGCTGCGACAGCTGCGGCCGCCGCCGTGTGGACCCGGCGCGGCTGGGCCATGCGAGCAGGCCACGGGGCTCCAGATGGGCGTCCTGTACGTGTGCCTCTACCTCATCGCGCTCGGCACCGGCGGGCTCAAGTCCAGCGTCTCGGGCTTTGGCACCGACCAGTTCGACGAGCGCGACGCACGCGAGCGCGCCGCCATGGGCCTCTTCTTCAaccgcttcttcttcttcatcagcgTCGGCACGCTCCTCGCAGTCACCGTCCTCGTCTACGTCCAGGACCACGTCGGCCGGAGCTGGGCCTATGGCATCTGCGCCGGCGCCATGCTCGTCGCCATCGCCGTCTTCCTGTCAGGCACCAGGCGGTACCGCTACAAGCGCAGCTCCGGGAGCCCCATCGTGCACATCCTCCAGGTCCTCGTCGCTGCCGCCCGGAAGCGGAACATCGTCAAGCAGCCGCTCACCGCCTCCGCGCTCTACGAGGACCGCCCCGAGCACGCGCGCATCCCCCACACCGCCCAGTTCCCGTGCCTGGACAGGGCGGCAGTGATGGCCGGCGACAGCGACAACGAGGTGGGCCACGACGGGCGGCCGACGCCCAACCCGTGGAAACTGTGCTCCGTGTCCCGCGTGGAGGAGGTTAAGATGGTGGCGCGGCTGATGCCGGTGTGGGCGACGACCATCCTGTTCTGGACCATCTACGCGCAGATGATCACCTTCTCCGTGGAGCAGGCGACGACCATGGACCGGCGCATGGGCGGGTTCGAGATCCCAGCCGCCTCGCTCACCGTCTTCTTCGTCGGCGCTATCATGCTCACCCTCGCCTTCTACGACCGCGTCTTCGTCCCGCTCTGCCGGAGCCTCGTGACCGGCCGTCAGGGGTTCACAAACCTGGAGAAGATCGGCATCGGCCTGGTCCTCTCCATCATCGGCATGGCCGCCGCGGCAATCTGCGAGAAGAAGCGCCTCGCCGTCGCTGCCACGAGTGGCGGCGCAGGGCATGGGTCGCTGCCCATCAGCGTCTTCATGCTGACGCCGCAGTTCCTGCTGGTGGGCGCCGGCGAGGCGTTCATCTACACGGGGCAGCTGGACTTCTTCATCACGCGGTCGCCCAAGAGCATGAAGACCATGAGCACGGGCCTCTTCCTCACCACGCTCTCGCTCGGCTTCTTCCTCAGCAGCGCGCTCGTCTCGCTCGTCAAGAGCTGCACGCAGTGGCTCGGTGACACAATCAACCACAGCCGCCTCGACTACTTCTACTGGCTGCTGGCCGTGCTCAGCGTTGTCAATCTCGTCGCCTACCTCGTCTGCGCCATGTGGGCAACGGCACCGGCCAGTAGCCAGGCGGAGCAGCCGCAGTCCGCGATGGCCACCGACGAGAAATGCTAG